The following nucleotide sequence is from Penaeus vannamei isolate JL-2024 chromosome 10, ASM4276789v1, whole genome shotgun sequence.
cacacacacacacacaaacacacacacactcacacacaaacacgcgcgcacacacatacatacacaaatacacacacacacatacacacacacacacacacacacacacacacacacacacacacgcacacacacacacacacacatatatatatatatatatatatatatatatatatatatatatatatataaatgtatatgcatatatatgcatatatatatatatatatatatatatatatatatatatatatatatgtatatatatacatatatgtacatatatacatatatgcatatctatctatccatctatctatctatctatacatataaatatatatatatatatatatatatatatatatatatatatatatatatatatatatatatatatatatatatatatatatatatatatatatatatatatatatatatacatacacacacacacacacaaacacacacacacacacacacacacacacacacacacacatatatatatatatatacatatatatatatatatatatatatatatatatatatatatatatatatatatgtatatgtatatatatatatatatatatatatatatatatatatatatatataaataggtatatatgcatatgcaaatctgcatatatatatatatatatatatatatatatatatatatatatatatatatatatatatatatatatatatgcatatatatatataaatacatatacgtatatatatatatatatatgtatatatatatatatatatatatatatatatgtatatatatatatatatatgtatatatatacatatatatacatatatatatatatatatatatatatatatacatatatatatatatatatatatatatatatatatatatatatatatatatatatatatatacatatatatatatatgtatgtatgtatatatatacatacatacatacatacatatatatatatatatatatatatatatatatatatatatatatatatatatatatatatatatatatatatatatataggatacattctgtttttcttattttcccatcGTTCACTTCCCTCCCGAACTCCTGCGTTAAAGCGCACCAGACCCCAATCATAAACTTTCCTCCGACCTTCTCCTCTGacacgccccttcctccccgcccgctGGAAGGCCAACTGGACACAGGCGCCGACGGTGGCGGGAGGATCGCCCCCTTTCCACAGAGCAACGTCCACCTTCGAGCGGGCGAACCACTGCCCGTCCGCACTCCACGGTCGGTCCGCGACTCCCTCCAGCTGTCCACCATGATCTTCAAGACTTCTCCCTTCGAGCTCCAGCGGCACAGATCTGCCTTGCACGGGAAGCTCTCCGGCGGGGACTCAGCTGACGGACACATGCTGCCTACTGTTCCTGCTGAGGTCAAGGAGAGCCTGATATTTCGGAGCGCTCGGCGAGGTAGGCGCTCAAGTAGGCTGGTTGGCCAAAGTTACGGGTAGCGGCAGTAGTCGAGCACATGAAATAAAAGGTGCtaacgctttatatatatatatatatatatatatatatatatatatatatatatatatatatatatatatatgtatgtacacacacacacacacacacatacacacacacacacacgcacacacacacacacacacacacacacacacacacacacacacacacacacacacacacacacacacacacacacacacacatatatatatatatatatatatatatatatatatatatatatatatcacatatatgtgaatatgtgtatatgtgtgtatgtatgtgtttgtgtatcaaacatgcatatgtatatatatttacatagaaatatctgtatatgcatacatatgaatgtataaacatatatatacatacatatatatatatatatatatatatatatatatatatatatgtatatatatatatatatgtttatatatatctctatatatatgtgtatacatatacacacatatatatatttaaatatatatacatatagttaatacacaagcatatataaatgtgtgtatgtatatatatatatatatatatgtatatatatatatatatatatatatatatatatatatatatatatatatatatatatatatatatatatatatatatgtgtgtgtgtgtgtgtgtgtgtgtgtgtgtgtgtgtgtgtgtgtgtgtgtgtggtgtgtgtgtgtgtgtgtgtgtgtgtgtgtgtgtgtgtgtgtgtgtgtgtgtgtatgtatttgtgtgtgtgtgtatttgtgtgtgtgtgtatatatatatatatatatatatatatatacatatatatatatatatatatatatatatatatatatatatatatatatatgtatgtatgtatgtatgtatatgcacatgcacacacacacacataaatatatatttatgtattgtgtgtgtgtgtgttctaatctAATTCTTTCATTACGGGAGAacagctaagctcaggtggtcccgtctgctatatttaattTGTCGTATAACTTCTTAAATTGATGAACTGTTTTAGCACACACTACGTGTTTGGGGAGACTGCTCCATGCTTCAATAATTCtatttgggaaactatatttttttactttatcacatcttttactttcaacttttgtGTTGTGTCCTTtcgttctttttgtgttttgtataatacacactcacatacacgcacacacacacacatgcacatatacatacacatgtgtgtaagtgtatatatatatgtacatatatatatatatatatatatatatatatatatatatatatatatatatatatatatatatatatatatatatatattcattcatatatacatactgtatatatatacatatatatatatatctatatacatatatatatatatctatatatatatctgtatatccatatatctatctatctatctatctatatattcatatatgtatatagatataaatagatagatagatacatagatggtgtgtgtatatgcattttcatatgtatagataagcatataaatataagatttatatatatatatatatatatatatatatatatatatatatatatatatgtctctttatctatatatgtatatatatatatatatatatatatatatatatatatatatataaatacatatatatataaatatacataagtatatacctacctacataactacctacctacatatatatatatatatatatatatatatatatatatatatatatatatatatatatatatatatatatatatatatatatatatatatatatatatatatatatatatatatatatatatatatatatatatatatatatatatatatatatatatatatatgtatatatgactacatATGCAATGATACGACTTAATTTAGTTATCAgtcaaagaaaatagataaagcatTGCACCGTTACGTATTATATTTTTGCACTTACGTAACATAGAATcgagtgtttgcgtgcgtgtttatatatgtaaacaaatgttatatatttatatgtatacatatataatatttggatatttatatatatgtatgttttatgtatatgtgtgcatatatgtataacatagagatatagatatagatatatatgaatagatggatcAATGTTTAGAAAGGAAGATAGTATAGCTGCAAATATTGATGTAATGAAATTCTATGCTCACGCATACTACATTTGCAATGATAGGACTTTATTGAGTCATCAGTCAAGGCTTATATATAGagcatttgcaatattttcttaGAAATCCTAAACGTTTATCA
It contains:
- the LOC138862812 gene encoding uncharacterized protein yields the protein MEWRVMWLLLLLLLLLGSNISAFLLPISACRGCGQLDTGADGGGRIAPFPQSNVHLRAGEPLPVRTPRSVRDSLQLSTMIFKTSPFELQRHRSALHGKLSGGDSADGHMLPTVPAEVKESLIFRSARREHIPKPWFRRVRSCHTLPCSHNMDNTISLLMRMMEAGK